In Manis pentadactyla isolate mManPen7 chromosome 11, mManPen7.hap1, whole genome shotgun sequence, one DNA window encodes the following:
- the MLH3 gene encoding DNA mismatch repair protein Mlh3 isoform X11, protein MPIGRLQTKVRSCCGGVTPGAHARLRTKVRSCGGGGGNTWCACPLGGYRRKSVLGDSQKRMLATRVCINLEHRRARGRRSEVVGIRELVKRDSRNDVSGSMVLQLPKTKDICSRFCQMYGLGSQYRCHPFRSDLVLPFLPRAREERTVMRQNNRDTVDDAAGSESLQSLFSEWDNPVFARYPEVAVDVRSGQAESLAVKIHNILYPYRFTKEMIHSVQCFTTYLNVWQVLQQVDNKFIACLMTTKTEENGEAGGNLLVLVDQHAAHERIRLEQLIIESYEKQQPQGCSRKKLLSSTVSPPLEVTVTEEQRRLLWCYHKNLEDLGLEIIFPDTSDSLVLVGKVPLCFVEREANELRRGRSTVTKSIVEEFIREQVELLQTTGGVQGTLPLTVQKVLASQACHGAIKFNDGLSPEESYRLIEALSLCQLPFQCAHGRPSMLPLADIDHLEQEKQMKPNLAKLHKMAQAWRLFGKAEGCDTRQSLQASLPTCEPP, encoded by the exons ATGCCCATTGGGAGGTTACAGACGAAAGTGCGTTCTTGTTGTGGGGGGGTAACACCTGGTGCGCATGCCCGGTTACGCACGAAAGTCCGTtcttgtgggggggggggtggtaaCACCTGGTGCGCATGCCCATTGGGAGGTTACAGACGAAAGTCCGTTCTTGGGGACTCTCAGAAGCGCATGCTCGCGACTCGCGTGTGCATAAACCTCGAGCACCGGCGTGCGCGCGGCCGGCGTTCCGAGGTGGTTGGTATCCGGGAACTGGTAAAGCGCGATTCGAG aAACGATGTTTCTGGTTCCATGGTTCTTCAACTTCCTAAGACCAAAGACATATGTTCCCGATTTTGTCAAATGTATGGACTGG gATCTCAGTACAGGTGCCATCCTTTTAGGAGCGACcttgttcttcctttccttcctagagCTCGGGAAGAGAGGACTGTGATGAGACAGAATAACAGAG ATACTGTGGATGATGCTGCTGGTAGCGAATCGCTTCAGTCTTTGTTCTCAGAATGGGACAATCCAGTATTTGCCCGTTATCCAGAG GTTGCTGTTGATGTAAGAAGTGGCCAGGCTGAGAGCCTAGCAGTTAAAATTCACAACATCTTGTATCCTTATCGTTTCACCAAAGAAATGATTCATTCAGTGCAG tgttttactACTTATTTGAATGTATGGCAGGTGCTCCAGCAAGTGGATAACAAGTTTATTGCCTGTTTAATGACCACCAAGACTGAAGAGAATGGTGAGGCAG GTGGTAACCTGCTAGTCCTGGTGGATCAGCATGCTGCCCATGAGCGTATCCGTTTGGAGCAGCTTATTATTG AATCCTATGAGAAGCAACAGCCACAAGGCTGTAGCCGGAAAAAATTACTGTCTTCCACTGTAAGTCCTCCGCTAGAGGTAACAGTGACAGAGGAACAAAGGAGACTTTTATG GTGTTACCACAAAAATCTGGAAGATCTGGGCCTTGAAATTATATTTCCAGACACTAGTGATTCTCTGGTCCTTGTAGGAAAAGTACCACTCTGTTTTGTAGAAAGAGAAGCCAATGAACTTCGAAGAGGAAGATCTACTGTAACCAAGAGTATTGTGGAG GAATTTATTCGAGAACAAGTGGAG CTACTGCAGACCACAGGAGGCGTCCAAGGGACTTTGCCACTGACTGTCCAGAAGGTGTTGGCATCCCAAGCCTGCCATG GGGCCATTAAGTTTAATGATGGCCTGAGCCCAGAGGAGAGCTATCGCCTTATTGAAGCTCTGTCCCTGTGCCAGCTGCCATTCCAGTGTGCTCATGGGAGGCCTTCCATGCTGCCGTTAGCTGACATAGACCACTTGGAGCAGGAAAAACAG ATGAAACCCAATCTTGCTAAACTTCACAAAATGGCTCAGGCCTGGCGTCTCTTTGGAAAAGCAGAAGGATGTGATACAAGGCAAAGCCTGCAGGCATCTCTGCCTACTTGTGAGCCACCATGA
- the MLH3 gene encoding DNA mismatch repair protein Mlh3 isoform X13, whose amino-acid sequence MPIGRLQTKVRSCCGGVTPGAHARLRTKVRSCGGGGGNTWCACPLGGYRRKSVLGDSQKRMLATRVCINLEHRRARGRRSEVVGIRELVKRDSRNDVSGSMVLQLPKTKDICSRFCQMYGLDTVDDAAGSESLQSLFSEWDNPVFARYPEVAVDVRSGQAESLAVKIHNILYPYRFTKEMIHSVQCFTTYLNVWQVLQQVDNKFIACLMTTKTEENGEAGGNLLVLVDQHAAHERIRLEQLIIESYEKQQPQGCSRKKLLSSTVSPPLEVTVTEEQRRLLWCYHKNLEDLGLEIIFPDTSDSLVLVGKVPLCFVEREANELRRGRSTVTKSIVEEFIREQVELLQTTGGVQGTLPLTVQKVLASQACHGAIKFNDGLSPEESYRLIEALSLCQLPFQCAHGRPSMLPLADIDHLEQEKQMKPNLAKLHKMAQAWRLFGKAEGCDTRQSLQASLPTCEPP is encoded by the exons ATGCCCATTGGGAGGTTACAGACGAAAGTGCGTTCTTGTTGTGGGGGGGTAACACCTGGTGCGCATGCCCGGTTACGCACGAAAGTCCGTtcttgtgggggggggggtggtaaCACCTGGTGCGCATGCCCATTGGGAGGTTACAGACGAAAGTCCGTTCTTGGGGACTCTCAGAAGCGCATGCTCGCGACTCGCGTGTGCATAAACCTCGAGCACCGGCGTGCGCGCGGCCGGCGTTCCGAGGTGGTTGGTATCCGGGAACTGGTAAAGCGCGATTCGAG aAACGATGTTTCTGGTTCCATGGTTCTTCAACTTCCTAAGACCAAAGACATATGTTCCCGATTTTGTCAAATGTATGGACTGG ATACTGTGGATGATGCTGCTGGTAGCGAATCGCTTCAGTCTTTGTTCTCAGAATGGGACAATCCAGTATTTGCCCGTTATCCAGAG GTTGCTGTTGATGTAAGAAGTGGCCAGGCTGAGAGCCTAGCAGTTAAAATTCACAACATCTTGTATCCTTATCGTTTCACCAAAGAAATGATTCATTCAGTGCAG tgttttactACTTATTTGAATGTATGGCAGGTGCTCCAGCAAGTGGATAACAAGTTTATTGCCTGTTTAATGACCACCAAGACTGAAGAGAATGGTGAGGCAG GTGGTAACCTGCTAGTCCTGGTGGATCAGCATGCTGCCCATGAGCGTATCCGTTTGGAGCAGCTTATTATTG AATCCTATGAGAAGCAACAGCCACAAGGCTGTAGCCGGAAAAAATTACTGTCTTCCACTGTAAGTCCTCCGCTAGAGGTAACAGTGACAGAGGAACAAAGGAGACTTTTATG GTGTTACCACAAAAATCTGGAAGATCTGGGCCTTGAAATTATATTTCCAGACACTAGTGATTCTCTGGTCCTTGTAGGAAAAGTACCACTCTGTTTTGTAGAAAGAGAAGCCAATGAACTTCGAAGAGGAAGATCTACTGTAACCAAGAGTATTGTGGAG GAATTTATTCGAGAACAAGTGGAG CTACTGCAGACCACAGGAGGCGTCCAAGGGACTTTGCCACTGACTGTCCAGAAGGTGTTGGCATCCCAAGCCTGCCATG GGGCCATTAAGTTTAATGATGGCCTGAGCCCAGAGGAGAGCTATCGCCTTATTGAAGCTCTGTCCCTGTGCCAGCTGCCATTCCAGTGTGCTCATGGGAGGCCTTCCATGCTGCCGTTAGCTGACATAGACCACTTGGAGCAGGAAAAACAG ATGAAACCCAATCTTGCTAAACTTCACAAAATGGCTCAGGCCTGGCGTCTCTTTGGAAAAGCAGAAGGATGTGATACAAGGCAAAGCCTGCAGGCATCTCTGCCTACTTGTGAGCCACCATGA
- the MLH3 gene encoding DNA mismatch repair protein Mlh3 isoform X2, translated as MPIGRLQTKVRSWGLSEAHARDSRVHKPRAPACARPAFRGGWYPGTGKARFEAIFSSQRRKPVPGILTSFLPAMIKCLSVEVQAKLRSGLSVCSLGQCVEELVLNSIDAEAKCVAVRVNMETFQVQVIDNGFGMGSDDVDKVGNRYFTSKCNSVQDLENPRFYGFRGEALASIANMASAVEISSKKNRTMKTFVKLFQNGNALKACEADSSRPSAGTTVTVYNLFYQLPVRRKCMDPRLEFEKVRQRIEALSLMHPSISFSLRNDVSGSMVLQLPKTKDICSRFCQMYGLGKSQKLREINFKYKEFELSGFISSEAHYNKNMQFLFVNKRLILKTKLHKLIDFLLRKESIICKPKSGSAGRQMNSSPRHRSNPELYGIYVINMQCQFCEYDVCMEPAKTLIEFQNWDTLLVCIQEGVKMFLKKEKLFVELSGEDIKEFSEDNDFNLFNATLQNHVSSDRKGDQVSFQEACNNILDSYEMFNLQSKAVKRKATIRNVNTQNSRDSETIRPKTSDSFLYIDESDGPSHSKMTELSLQNKDNSCSESRILEKETAETSESRENEKHKKSLLELTSSENPCGASSEMFASPFQTSYHFEESEDLEIQTISTTGNGMAANILKNNRIQNQFKRCKGAYGMGCQPLPFETPLRVHGAHEEAEGKKKEPSDCGRTNIFSYGQVKLRSTGFITHVVQNEQTMSTEREYLFKNCVQPGPVSTKETFGNRRPHSVETSEVKDLTSTLSKEFAQLPNKKLCRTNVSYGLGNKPLATYKNVDIFQKGSKKSHTSCLLPDTSFSFPWCKYVADGSKKTDEWIGSSKPITHKKLSLSSQLGSLEKFKRQYGKIKSPLNTEVEEGNFEISTNLSPQIEPDIPWKDKNHVNTSDVCNITTMKHNDSNSSCQSVSHILYSKFPFSEEEEDCLEQQMPFLRESPIKELTPFNRNPLDVELSPESLASKLSRMKDSKTDCQTMEMMSHLNECPHSDSGRKDSDSCRPLILDSCELFKNEHKKTESGVIPILDRVTEDNSFNKNSETYSKDNTTGNPVIPETPLTLSYSKSKAITKNPDVLIASERQIESPDSPSGMLTSHVEDSTADQSGSCFQSEESTARTCSENEQSSLVWQQHFDVALGKMVYINKITGLSTFIAPTEDTRAACTKDLTTVAVDVILENGSQYRCHPFRSDLVLPFLPRAREERTVMRQNNRDTVDDAAGSESLQSLFSEWDNPVFARYPEVAVDVRSGQAESLAVKIHNILYPYRFTKEMIHSVQVLQQVDNKFIACLMTTKTEENGEAGGNLLVLVDQHAAHERIRLEQLIIESYEKQQPQGCSRKKLLSSTVSPPLEVTVTEEQRRLLWCYHKNLEDLGLEIIFPDTSDSLVLVGKVPLCFVEREANELRRGRSTVTKSIVEEFIREQVELLQTTGGVQGTLPLTVQKVLASQACHGAIKFNDGLSPEESYRLIEALSLCQLPFQCAHGRPSMLPLADIDHLEQEKQMKPNLAKLHKMAQAWRLFGKAEGCDTRQSLQASLPTCEPP; from the exons ATGCCCATTGGGAGGTTACAGACGAAAGTCCGTTCTTGGGGACTCTCAGAAGCGCATGCTCGCGACTCGCGTGTGCATAAACCTCGAGCACCGGCGTGCGCGCGGCCGGCGTTCCGAGGTGGTTGGTATCCGGGAACTGGTAAAGCGCGATTCGAG gCAATTTTTTCCAGTCAGAGAAGGAAACCAGTCCCTGGCATTCTCACCAGCTTTCTGCCTGCCATGATCAAGTGCTTGTCAGTTGAAGTACAAGCCAAATTGCGTTCTGGTTTGTCTGTGTGCTCCTTAGGCCAGTGTGTTGAGGAACTTGTCCTCAATAGTATTGATGCTGAAGCAAAATGTGTGGCTGTCAGGGTGAATATGGAAACCTTCCAAGTTCAAGTGATAGACAATGGATTTGGGATGGGAAGTGATGATGTAGACAAGGTGGGAAATCGTTATTTCACTAGTAAATGCAACTCTGTACAAGACTTGGAGAACCCAAGGTTTTATGGTTTCCGTGGGGAGGCCTTGGCAAGTATAGCTAACATGGCCAGTGCTGTGGAAATTTCATCCAAGAAAAACAGGACAATGAAAACTTTTGTGAAACTCTTTCAGAACGGAAATGCCCTGAAAGCTTGTGAAGCTGACTCGAGTAGACCAAGTGCTGGGACAACAGTAACAGTGTATAACCTATTTTATCAGTTACCTGTAAGGAGGAAATGCATGGACCCTAGACTGGAGTTTGAGAAGGTCAGGCAAAGGATAGAAGCTCTCTCACTCATGCAcccttccatttctttctctttgagaAACGATGTTTCTGGTTCCATGGTTCTTCAACTTCCTAAGACCAAAGACATATGTTCCCGATTTTGTCAAATGTATGGACTGGGTAAGTCCcaaaaattgagagaaataaattttaagtatAAGGAGTTTGAGCTTAGTGGTTTTATCAGCTCTGAAGCACATTACAATAAGAATATGCAATTTTTGTTTGTGAACAAAAGACTAATTTTAAAGACAAAGTTGCATAAACTCATTGATTTTTTATTAAGGAAAGAAAGTATTATATGCAAGCCAAAGAGTGGCTCTGCCGGTAGACAGATGAACTCAAGTCCTCGGCATCGGTCTAACCCAGAACTCTATGGGATATATGTAATCAATATGCAGTGCCAATTCTGTGAGTATGATGTGTGCATGGAGCCAGCAAAGACTCTGATTGAGTTTCAGAACTGGGATACTCTTTTGGTTTGCATTCAGGAAGgagtgaaaatgtttttaaagaaagaaaaattatttgtggAATTATCAGGTGAGGACATTAAGGAATTTAGTGAAGATaatgattttaatttatttaatgctaCTCTTCAGAACCATGTGTCCTCTGACAGGAAGGGTGACCAGGTCAGTTTCCAGGAAGCATGTAACAATATTTTGGATTCCTATGAAATGTTTAATTTGCAATCAAAAGCTGTAAAAAGAAAAGCTACCATAAGAAATGTAAACACACAAAATTCTAGAGATTCAGAAACTATCAGACCAAAGACAAGTGATTCATTTTTGTACATTGATGAATCAGATGGCCCAAGCCATAGTAAAATGACAGAGTTGTCTTTACAAAACAAAGATAACTCTTGCTCAGAATCAAGGATCTTAGAGAAAGAGACAGCTGAGACATCAGaatccagagaaaatgaaaaacataaaaaatctcTCTTGGAACTTACCTCTTCAGAAAATCCATGTGGAGCCAGTTCAGAAATGTTTGCAAGCCCTTTTCAAACATCATATCATTTTGAGGAGAGTGAGGATCTAGAAATACAGACAATAAGTACTACTGGTAATGGCATGGCTGCCAACATCCTGAAAAATAATAGAATTCAGAATCAATTCAAGAGATGTAAAGGTGCTTATGGAATGGGATGCCAACCTCTGCCTTTTGAGACACCACTGAGAGTACATGGTGCTCATGAAgaggcagagggaaaaaaaaaagaacctagtGATTGTGGAAGAACAAACATTTTTAGTTATGGGCAAGTTAAATTACGTTCCACTGGCTTTATAACTCATGTGGTACAAAACGAGCAAACTATGTCAACTGAAagagaatatttatttaaaaattgtgttcagCCTGGGCCTGTGAGTACCAAAGAAACATTTGGAAATAGAAGACCCCATTCAGTTGAGACTTCCGAGGTCAAAGATTTAACCAGTACTTTAAGTAAAGAATTTGCTCAACTACCTAACAAAAAACTGTGCAGAACAAATGTAAGTTATGGGCTAGGGAACAAACCTCTAGCAACTTAtaaaaatgttgatatttttcaGAAAGGTAGTAAAAAATCACACACAAGTTGCTTATTACCCGACacatccttttctttcccttggtgTAAATATGTTGCAGATGGTAGTAAGAAAACAGATGAGTGGATTGGTTCCTCCAAACCCATAACCCATAAGAAGCTAAGCTTAAGTTCACAACTAGGATCTTTAGAGAAGTTTAAAAGACAATATGGAAAGATAAAAAGTCCTCTGAATACTGAAGTAGAGGAAGGTAATTTTGAAATCTCTACCAATCTCAGTCCTCAAATTGAACCTGACATCCCATGGAAAGACAAGAACCATGTAAACACCTCTGATGTTTGTAACATCACAACTATGAAGCATAATGATTCAAATAGTAgttgtcagtcagtcagtcacatCCTCTACTCGAAGTTTCCATTCTCTGAGGAAGAAGAAGACTGTTTGGAGCAACAGATGCCTTTTTTAAGAGAAAGTCCTATAAAGGAGTTAACTCCTTTTAACAGAAACCCTTTGGATGTTGAGCTGTCACCTGAATCTCTAGCCTCTAAATTATCCAGGATGAAAGACTCCAAAACAGACTGTCAAACAATGGAAATGATGAGTCATCTTAATGAATGTCCACACTCAGATTCCGGTAGGAAAGACAGTGACTCGTGCCGTCCGTTAATCCTAGATTCTTGTGagttatttaaaaatgagcataAAAAAACAGAGAGTGGCGTCATTCCAATCTTGGATCGTGTCACAGAGGATAATTCCTTCAATAAAAATAGTGAGACATATTCTAAGGACAACACAACAGGGAACCCTGTGATACCAGAAACTCCTTTGACATTATCCTATAGTAAGTCTAAAGCTATCACTAAAAATCCAGATGTTCTTATAGCCTCAGAACGACAGATAGAAAGTCCTGATTCTCCCAGTGGAATGCTAACGAGTCATGTAGAAGATTCTACAGCCGACCAAAGTGGATCTTGTTTTCAGAGTGAGGAATCAACAGCAAGAACTTGTTCTGAAAATGAACAGTCTTCTCTGGTTTGGCAGCAGCATTTTGATGTGGCCCTGGGAAAAATGGTTTACATCAACAAAATAACTGGACTTAGCACATTCATTGCTCCTACTGAGGACACTCGGGCTGCTTGTACTAAAGACCTGACAACAGTAGCTGTGGATGTCATACTTGAGAATG gATCTCAGTACAGGTGCCATCCTTTTAGGAGCGACcttgttcttcctttccttcctagagCTCGGGAAGAGAGGACTGTGATGAGACAGAATAACAGAG ATACTGTGGATGATGCTGCTGGTAGCGAATCGCTTCAGTCTTTGTTCTCAGAATGGGACAATCCAGTATTTGCCCGTTATCCAGAG GTTGCTGTTGATGTAAGAAGTGGCCAGGCTGAGAGCCTAGCAGTTAAAATTCACAACATCTTGTATCCTTATCGTTTCACCAAAGAAATGATTCATTCAGTGCAG GTGCTCCAGCAAGTGGATAACAAGTTTATTGCCTGTTTAATGACCACCAAGACTGAAGAGAATGGTGAGGCAG GTGGTAACCTGCTAGTCCTGGTGGATCAGCATGCTGCCCATGAGCGTATCCGTTTGGAGCAGCTTATTATTG AATCCTATGAGAAGCAACAGCCACAAGGCTGTAGCCGGAAAAAATTACTGTCTTCCACTGTAAGTCCTCCGCTAGAGGTAACAGTGACAGAGGAACAAAGGAGACTTTTATG GTGTTACCACAAAAATCTGGAAGATCTGGGCCTTGAAATTATATTTCCAGACACTAGTGATTCTCTGGTCCTTGTAGGAAAAGTACCACTCTGTTTTGTAGAAAGAGAAGCCAATGAACTTCGAAGAGGAAGATCTACTGTAACCAAGAGTATTGTGGAG GAATTTATTCGAGAACAAGTGGAG CTACTGCAGACCACAGGAGGCGTCCAAGGGACTTTGCCACTGACTGTCCAGAAGGTGTTGGCATCCCAAGCCTGCCATG GGGCCATTAAGTTTAATGATGGCCTGAGCCCAGAGGAGAGCTATCGCCTTATTGAAGCTCTGTCCCTGTGCCAGCTGCCATTCCAGTGTGCTCATGGGAGGCCTTCCATGCTGCCGTTAGCTGACATAGACCACTTGGAGCAGGAAAAACAG ATGAAACCCAATCTTGCTAAACTTCACAAAATGGCTCAGGCCTGGCGTCTCTTTGGAAAAGCAGAAGGATGTGATACAAGGCAAAGCCTGCAGGCATCTCTGCCTACTTGTGAGCCACCATGA